The sequence AATTGTGTGTCATGGAGTTTCATAGAGAtacataggatacatttttctttataaaactaCTGGTTCTCTCAGAATTTTCaaaacactgaaaagcattGGACAAAGTTTCAGGCAGCTGCtagttacatataatatataagtaaggATATGGATAGCTAGAATCCATTATACTAATCATAGGCATTATTTTTCAATCCAATATAGGATCtgatgaagaaaaaaaagatcTGAAAAATGCTTATATAGCGGGCAAAGGTGATATGGACTACATAGTTGATCAAGTGCAATTTGCAAGATCTGAACATGAACCTAGGATACGTGGCATCTTGACTGTAAGtacctaaaaaaattttaagggTTACACTTTATagcaatataattattatgcagATATTTTGGGTACATAAGAAACTATTTTCAGGAAATGATTGAACAAGGTGAAATTCCAtcattcaaaatatttacacaCGAGTCTACTAAAAAGCGACAACGCCGACATGCTAAAGAAAATCGTGAGGCAAAGGAAGCAGAAGATCTTAAGGATTCACTGGGCTTGAATTCAAGtagtttttattgtttcttttcaTACACAATGTTGCTTATTTGGTTGGACAAAATATCTGAATGGACTTATTGACAGGCCATAAAATAATGCTATATTTAACTTGGAATACACAGAGAATATTTTCTACGATAGTTGAAATTAGAAATTTGTTTTAGCAGCATTTAAActataaatcttttatttcttGAGTTCTCTATACAATGAACCTTACAttgcaatattttgttttccacTCAATTAGACAAATCTATATTCACATTCCACTCAGCTCTCTatgcatgttttccttcaatatTCAAGCATCCTCAGAAGTTCTTCACAACAcactaacatatatatatatatctctgaCAACACACAACTGCCGAGTCTGCTTTATagaatatcaaaatattaactgtattttaaaatgtaacacaATGTTAACATTTACACACAAAATCATTAACCTTCTATTTTCAGGTACAAATAGTTTAGAAATAATGATTAAGCAAAAACAAGAAAGTCGAGCCACACAAATGGATTCATTTCTTGATAATTTGGCAACTAAGTATGGTGGAAAGTCAACAGGTACGAAACGTAAAGCAGCTAAATCTGAAACAGGAAAAAATAAGAGAAAGAAGAAGTAATCATACAAAACAAtgtcacaaaatattttaattcataataaaaactGCTTCTTATGGTTACTTGATTATAACTGCAGAAAGGTATTTCCTTCATTCCTCCTCCATCGCAACTTGCAGTGTTGATTCAGAGTAGAAAGGTCCTTGTTCCACATAagttttaagtctcataataatattattatcaaaagctGAAGATTGTGATAAGCGTTTTATAATGTCATATTTAGCTTCCTTTGACTGCTTTGTCAAAACAACTGAACGATCCAAAAGATATTCCATAAATCCTGAAATGTAAATTTGTATGATATATTGCTGTTTATTTTGtagcaatttaaaatctatctatataatatataagcgAAAGGTCAGGACTGACTGATTCATCACAAATTCTCAGGAACTAAAGCCTATAAACTAGAAATTTAAAAGATAGATTAGGATTTTATAGGTCAGCTAAGAAACGATTTTCAGAAATTACCTCCCTAAGGGAGCAAAATAGGagttgaaagtttgtatgaaagtcctttGTTTTAGAGGTATGAGACACCAAAATTAGCATTTAGGTTAGTGATTATATATAAAGAAtacttataacatttttttggaTATCACCTTTAAAGGGTGGTAAAATAGGGGATGCAATTATTAAGTCTACAAAcctaaaatttagaaaataggtTTCTTTTATAGCATAACTGATTTATAGTGATGTAGTattaagaaaacatttttgtcAAAATCTACTCATAAAAGGGGTAAACAGGGGTTGGAAGTTAGTATGAAAGTCTGTCTTGAAGTTAAACACTCAAATATTATGAGCAAATGGACGAATAAGTCAGGGGTGCACATACAACAACGAGAGGAAATGCGGAACCGGCCCAGTAGATAAAGGAAGGAGATGAATAACTCAATGTGGTGAAATTCGGATAGCGGCAATCAGGACGAACGGATTTCTTGAAACTTCGCTTAGGTACAGTAATAATCcgtaatatattaatgtaaCTATATTCGCCAAAGTGTGTCTTTCTGCCTATTTGTAGCTACCGTATAAACTATTGAACTGATATTAAGAAATTTGTCATCTCTTAAGGAAGTTGTTAATAGCCACTAATGGGGATCTCATCAAGGGAAATCAGGAACTCTACGCTGAAAAAGTCGCGGGCATTTTGTTGGCAAAGCGTTATCGGCCGCTCTTGGACGACGCGTCACGAAATCGTATGAATGATATTCGATACACATTTTGCTCGCTTGCAATCGTGGAGTCGTTtgcgagtatggaaatacttgaacatcaacagggtaaaatagatcttatttgcattagcgcctaaagctcaaatttgcctacaattctttagctcaggtttgtaaaacaaaaatcagaagtacttTAGGATTTGCTACTCTATACGAGTTACTAGGTCTACTTTACTGACGATACCGACTTTATTACCCGAAAACGACtcgtcgattgcgagcgagcaaatcttgtactaagactaCTGGAAACTGGTTGACTGTGAATCGAAAGTTCGATGAAGACCCACCAATAAACAACATAAAAGGATATGTTATCAATTTCAATTGTAAAAAGCATATTTTGATCACCTGCAACCCTCGCTACCATTTCTTCTCCCCACTGATGTTGGCAAACTGCATCCA comes from Pararge aegeria chromosome 9, ilParAegt1.1, whole genome shotgun sequence and encodes:
- the LOC120626172 gene encoding dnaJ homolog subfamily C member 9, which codes for MGLLELCEKYFDTTNLYEVLEITEKATEKEVKKAYHKLSLRVHPDRVKDDEKLDATEKFKVLGGVHAILSDKDKRSLYDTTKSVDEEEYNVIKEKDWTVYWRLLFKKITEDDIKAYEKKYIGSDEEKKDLKNAYIAGKGDMDYIVDQVQFARSEHEPRIRGILTEMIEQGEIPSFKIFTHESTKKRQRRHAKENREAKEAEDLKDSLGLNSSTNSLEIMIKQKQESRATQMDSFLDNLATKYGGKSTGTKRKAAKSETGKNKRKKK